The Coregonus clupeaformis isolate EN_2021a chromosome 39, ASM2061545v1, whole genome shotgun sequence genome contains the following window.
TATATAAGAAATAAATACAATATTAAAAGTGTGACTGCAGAAGCAAGTCACACTAATAAGAATATGACAGAAATCAAGAGTGATGTTGCTGTCAGCAAGCACATTAATTTTACTTCCAGAACATTGATGTTCTACTATATAAACGTAATGCAAACTTTACTTGATGATGAATGTGAACAGTGAAGACAGTTACAGATGATTACCTGCAGGAATGCTATATACTTCCACCTCACACAGAGTGAGAATCCTGTTCTGTCCAGGGATGACCACAACAACATAGCGACCCTCCATATCATTACACTGGAAGGTGTGGGTCTCTCCTGCTGGGATGTGGGATATGACAAcacatctgagagagagagagagtgtgtgtgtgtgagagagcgagagagagagagagagagagagagagagagagagagagagagagagagagagagagagagagagagagagagagagagagagagagagagagagagagagagagagagagagagagagagagagagagagagagagagagagagagagagagagagagagagagagagggagtgagagagagagagagagagagagagagagagagagagagagagagagagagagagagagagagagagagagagagagagagagagagagagagagagagagagagagagcacatgaGAGGGAATGAGGACACTCTACAATGTAACACAGAGAATACAATCAGTCTGTTAAATATATAGCCACAGAATAGCTACAGAAGCATGGATGAAGACCAATTTATCCAAATACCTTCAAGACAGGACATACAAATGTACTGATGTCTATGTATCACCTGGGGTTTTTGATGCCGTTCCTATCCAGTGAGTTACCGATATGGATCTCAGCACCATCAAGCCTCTCaggacagcagtctcctctgttGGTGATGGTGACAGCTGTCACTCTGGTCACATCCAGCAGGTCCACTCTCCACCAGGGGTTGGTGTCCTGTACAGTGTGGGTGCAGGATCCTTTCCCATAGTTTGATTCTCTGTTCCCATCAATGGCATTGTGAGCATTGCCATACCCTGATGACTGGGTGGCCACTCCTTTCAATGCCAAGTTGTCTGTTTgagtgacagagacagatataATACAGAGGTTTATTCAttaatttctaagcaaacagcgggaggcagggctttctcctatagatctccatttttatggaacagtttgcctacccatgtgagagacgcagactcggtctcaacctttaagtctttactgaagacttatctcttcagtaggtcatatgattgagtgtagtctggcccaggagtcttcggatggggccacagtgtctccggaccgctcctgtctcagcctccagtatttatgctgcagtagtttatgtgtcggggggctggggttagttggttatacctggagtacttctcctgtcttatccagtgtcctgtgtgaatttaagtatgctctctctaattctctcgttctctctttctctctgagaacctgagccctaggaccatacgtcaggactaccgggcatgctgacaccttgctgtccccagtccgcctggccttgatGCTATTCCAGTtttaactgttctgcctgcggttatggaacccctacctgtcccagacctgctgttttcaactcttaatgatcggctatgaaaagccaactgagagacctgagccctaggaccatacgtcgggaccaccggccgtggtgactccttgctgtccccagtccgcctggccttgctgctattccagttttaactgttctgcctgcggttatggaacccctacctgtcccagacctgctgttttcaactcttaatgatcggctatgaaaagccaactgagatttattcctgattattatttgaccatgcttgtcacttatgaacatttttgaacatcttggcatggttctgttataatctccacccggcacagccagaagaggactggccacccctcatagcctggttcctctctaggtttcttcctaggttttggcctttctagggagtttttcctagccaccgtgcttctacacctgcattactagctgtttggggttttaggctgggtgtctgtacagcacttcgagatattagctaatgtatgaagggctatataaaataaaattgattgattgattgattagtgcacactgtagcaattaattttgcaacagaaaacatttTGCAGGTTAGTTCAGGTTAGTCCCTCCCCATTTCGTCCATTTTGTTccatttggttcctagtgaatacacctcaGATATACACATTCCCACTTAGTTACCTTTAGTTGGGACATTAACTGAATTAGTTATTATTCGGCCTAGCTTCTGTCGAAGTGGCCAATACTGATACTTCATTCATTGATTAGTTGTTTTGGGTTGTTTGTTTTTGTCAGTCTGTCTTTCTGCTTTATTAAAAATGCATTTACCTATCTGTACGCTGACCTTCAGAAAGAGTAGGAAAATCCCTGTAAAACAACAATAATGTTATGAATGAATATTATCATTAATTAGTCATAATGAATGATATTGTGAATTTACTTTGATAACATCATATGACAAATTGTGTAACGTGCTATAGGGTAATGCTGATCATTAGAGATAGCTGACTTTTAGATggaagggttggggtcaattcaatttcaattttcaGTCAATTCGGGAGTACAGTGAAATTCAAATTATCTTTTAAATTCTGAGTGGTTCATTTGAAAGGTACAGGCCTTGTCTTTTTGGAAATTGAACTCAAATCTTACTGCTCGCAATGTCATAAGAATCTCTCAGAGATTATCAGGttaattggaatttggtttacgttctgaattgactggaattgaaatggaatggaCCACTTACCCTTGTAGGTAGTTCTCACCAGCGACAGGGATAGCTCTCAGACTCCACTCCATGGATCTGGGATGCAGCAACATGTTCATCCGTCAATATTAATGacatttttaaaaaatccccTTTTAATGATCAGTTAATTAATATGATCTATTTCTGGATATCCAACACCTGCAATGTGTTATAGGATGTGGATCTACTATTCTTTTCCTTTTCAACATTAGACATTACCACACATACCACAGCAACAATAAGCTTTTATTCATGTGATAATAACCAATTTCCTTACTTATATATTATcatcagtgcttaatttgagccggatcctgccggaacaggatccgTCACCTCTCCATTATGGATTGTTTTGTTCCTGAACCTATTTGGCCAGATCCGGTACCTCTCGAGGCATGACAAATAATTGTCactttttgcaatgtaaaaattataGTAAAAGCGATCAAAGTTCATTTGAGTTGACTCTTCGTTAATTCTCctgcccccacaaaaaaaaagttATGTGAAAAAGTAGATTTTCAGCCCGGGACTAATATTCAAAGATTTAATTCGATTGGGCCTgcccgggtttatggtttgcgcaacattgtaaccTATGTTTGAGACCAACACGTGGCCGTGGCTGTGTGAGAAGCGCGCTAGTATCTTtcacataactagaatgagattcactttctatgatctctctctcaatctctctctgctctgatagtcatgagcctgcaactctcatctctccagcgttgcacttcatcatttatttccttatagaatcacaGTGAAGGGTTCTGGAGGAACTGCAGCACCCCGGATACATTGAAATACATTTgacaaagttatagaattactgctgtcacacccgtcgctatgggcgggccatagccccccccccacttgagggaatgtattattaaatatacgtactgtaggctaataataattgtgccctgccctcccatgcatttcatatgccccccttaagactgaggtctggcgacgggtctgactgctgtctgttcagaaataaatgaaatcattcagaatagcctactacaccatgagaagGCCTATAAATTAGCCAAAGAGAATCAATAGTTTCTTTTaaaaaatagcctagctgtggattgtagcCCAGTAACAAGGAATAGCCCACAGTCGGAAACACgcagcaaatctgtcagtgaaaaaACTGCATGCAGACAAAAGAgatttcgcaatatttcaaatacaatcgagGGAAAACAaaggttgtaaagcaaatggctcctgctgaaaagagaagactatgcTGTAGGCTACacaaatatttgatcaacttcaaAATATTGAtttacaaaagagagagagagagataggcgtTTGGCACGAGTGCATCGGCCATCACCAGCGAGGGGgctgcgcatcattgggtgagtcagtgaaactggaaagcattgttaggactataatttcctccccACATTGTAGCCTACACACACCTAGACCTAGgttattgatggattcaagacaaggtaaggccctgtgtagctcagttggtaaagcatggcgcttgcaacgccagggttgtgggttcgatttccacgggggccagtatgaaaatgtatacactcactacctgtaagtcgctctggataagagcgtctgctaaatgacgaaaatgtaaggTTGTATTTATTGATCTCATTGTCAAAGTAGCCTGCCATTTCAAttatttgtgtggtattaaaaaatattataCTAAAGTCTCTAGTGATGaataattgcatgaaatgcgtttgtCCCCGGACCCTGGCTACTAAAATGTTCCCAATGTGTGCAACTTCTATGagtgtctctactctactgctctatgccacaacgcaaatgcgatgatatgaatgcaatgctttattataaaggtacttttttttctctctcaagtGTTCCGGTACCTCAGAACTTCCTCTCCCGATTTCCAAATTAAGCACTGATTATCATCATTATCTTTTACAGTATTAACCAAGGTTATGAACAATAAAATAATATATCCAAACATAAAAAAAACATACCTGTGTTTGAGAGGGTTATCTTTTCCTCAGCTgaatctctcgctcctctcctccgtctcaGTGTGCGTGATGgatcttcttctccctctcttattGTTCTCTGTCTGGACAACATGCAAACTTGGCTCATGTTCATTAGGAAAAACaacagaaaataattggtaacttTTTGCAACGAAAACAAAAATGAGGGTTTGTTATTGGATAAGATCAGGTAGCCCCTCACTCCCTGTTTCAATCTGTTTTCTTTGTTTGGTGCCTTATGAATACAACCCTGTATTAGCCAAACATGGGGAGGGTAAGGTGAGGTGTATTTGGTTAGCAGTGGTCCGTAGCCCAccaccctgtgtgtgtatgtgttgggtctgtgtgtgtgtgcacgcgtgtatTTGCGTGTGTCTTTGCATGTGTATgtttgcatgtatgtgtgtggtgttgtCTGAAGGGTGGATTTGGTTAGCAGTCATCCATAGAACCTCATCCCCTCCCTGAGGTGTCAATAGTTACAAAACTTAAACATTTTCCGTCTCTATCTGTCTCATCATCACTGACTGTGTGAACCTTTTGGAAACTATTTGAATCTGATGGAAATTGTATGAATCTGTTGGGCCATTATTGAATTGTGGCAGTAAATGCTGAATTGAATGCTTGAATAATTGACTCCTTGAATCTGGCACCATGTAAAAACTCTTTAAAATGACAAAAACATGACAAATAATATGGTTATTTAATAAGAAAACATACATAAGTCTTTTATACTACAAAACATCTATTTGTATGCATTGTAGAAACTACTGGGGACTAGCAAATCATCTTGTTCCACTGGGGATGTGTAGAGATGTAGTGACATGTTTCTGGGATTTAGAGATATCTATCTATTCTTCTGAATGCTAGAAAGTGAACGAAGGTATTTATCATATTGTGTAGATCAATAAAAACATAGAAGGCTATTAAAACACCTATTTTTATCTCGGTTTTACGTCATTGGTGTTACTGCCTTAAAAACCACTGATTACAAATATATGTAAGGACCTTGAACATTCTCTCTAGTGTCAAACTGTTATTGGGGGAGGGGTCTATATTAAATAAAATTATTAGCTAATCACACTCTTTTAGTATGTCATCCATTTTTGGATTCCattcatcatttggtgtgtctaaATCCAAAACGTCACTTGGTGTTAGTCAAATTAATTGAAGGGAAATAACATTGTGAGCAAAAAGATTAATCACATCACTTTAGTAAATTAATTTTAGATGATTGATTTGAGAAAATCCTCAATAATCTAAAATGTCTCATTGGTGTTACCATCATGAGTGTTACTACTCCTGCTGGTTGCACAATGTTATCATAATGGTAAAACATGTTTAATGTCTTTAAGCTATGATATTAATTGATTTAGAATTGGAAGAATAACAAAACATCTTTAAAAAATGAAGTTAACCTTTTTTCTAAATGCCATGCCCAATTGCTACCATAATTCAAGAACAACCCTGTTGGAAACAGTTTGACTCTGTTGGAAACTGTGTGAATCTGTTGGAAACTGTATGAATATGTTGGGAATTAAATACTTAATTGTAAATGTTCAAAAACCCTGAGGAAGGCCAAAAGCCGAAATGCTTTGGTTCCAATTTTAACAATAATGAagcttttttttattaatttccaTTCTCCTCCAAATTGCTGAATCTGCTCTCAACTTCACTTTCCTCCTTACCTCCTCCATTTCTTTACTTCTATATTATAATCTTTCTTTTTGTTAGCATTAGCcaaggtcatgttcattagggcacacgaCAGAAAACATTTAGCAACTTTTTGCAATGGAAAATAAAAATTATTGTTTGCTATTGGATAAGATCAGGTACTCCCTCACTCCCTGCTTCAATCTGTTTTCTTTCGTTTGTTGCCTTAGGAACACAACCCTGTATTAGCCAAACAATGGGAAGGTAAGGTGAGGTGTA
Protein-coding sequences here:
- the LOC121574686 gene encoding fucolectin-like, with translation MEWSLRAIPVAGIFLLFLKVSVQIDNLALKGVATQSSGYGNAHNAIDGNRESNYGKGSCTHTVQDTNPWWRVDLLDVTRVTAVTITNRGDCCPERLDGAEIHIGNSLDRNGIKNPRCVVISHIPAGETHTFQCNDMEGRYVVVVIPGQNRILTLCEVEVYSIPAAPKSKRTVVRMKIQSDADLTDQAVSDQLLQQLHVELMKQGVSDVQLRWRTQPDGQIFHREEEEEGGTTQTGVCGTEGG